From a single Bacillus gobiensis genomic region:
- the tenI gene encoding thiazole tautomerase TenI, translating to MQIHLITDDRHTIDQLIQKVSDLQDSIDYLHIREKTKSAKDVANLVKQLINSGFDRSQLVINDRVDAAVLAGVNQVQLPSHSFDVKEVKAKFPYLTAGVSVHSVEEAIQAEKDGADYCLFGHIYPTGSKSFAPGRGTEALQEVVNAVAIPVISIGGITGEKIAELKKIKPAGIAVMSAILSADHPRRAAESFVQLLKEEQ from the coding sequence GTGCAGATTCACTTAATTACCGATGACCGCCATACGATAGACCAATTGATTCAAAAGGTATCCGATTTGCAAGATTCGATCGATTACTTACACATTCGCGAAAAAACGAAGAGTGCAAAAGATGTGGCGAACTTAGTGAAACAGCTGATAAATTCCGGATTTGACAGAAGTCAGCTGGTTATCAACGACCGGGTTGATGCGGCTGTGCTCGCTGGAGTCAATCAAGTACAGCTTCCATCACATAGCTTTGATGTGAAGGAAGTAAAAGCTAAATTCCCCTATTTAACTGCCGGCGTTTCAGTCCATTCTGTTGAAGAAGCAATTCAAGCCGAAAAAGACGGCGCCGATTATTGCCTGTTCGGTCATATCTATCCGACAGGGAGCAAATCCTTTGCACCAGGCAGAGGAACAGAAGCATTGCAGGAGGTTGTAAACGCCGTAGCTATTCCAGTCATCAGCATCGGCGGAATAACGGGAGAAAAAATCGCTGAGCTAAAAAAAATAAAACCGGCAGGAATTGCGGTGATGTCCGCTATACTTTCAGCTGATCATCCGCGACGAGCAGCAGAGTCATTTGTACAACTGCTAAAGGAGGAACAGTAA
- the thiO gene encoding glycine oxidase ThiO translates to MATHYDAAIIGGGIIGLSTAYHLAKKNVKVALFESGKVGKKASQAAAGMLGAHAELEKPGVFFDFARASQSRYPTLAEEVKEISGIDMNLKTGGILKLAYSKEDIESGNQMNRLDSVVWKSKEEALAMEPSISESILGASFIEDDIQVEPTKVCKAFAKSARLLGADIYEYTPITAIDTDSAAITIKSQNETFSADQLIVASGVWSGHFFQQLGLEKKLYPVKGECLSVWNEDIALERTLYHEHCYIVPRKNGRLVIGATMKPGDWDEEPTLGGIGAVMKKAASMLPAVTRMKIDTFWAGLRPETEDSTPYIGKHPNDNRILFAAGHYRNGILLAPATGSMISDLVLGKKVNQEWEDAFAIKDKERQVI, encoded by the coding sequence ATGGCAACGCATTACGATGCAGCGATTATCGGAGGGGGCATTATCGGCTTATCTACTGCCTATCATCTTGCGAAAAAAAACGTCAAGGTTGCCCTGTTTGAAAGCGGAAAAGTTGGAAAAAAAGCATCTCAGGCTGCCGCCGGAATGCTTGGTGCCCATGCAGAGCTGGAAAAGCCAGGTGTATTCTTTGATTTCGCAAGAGCCAGCCAGAGCAGGTACCCGACTTTGGCAGAGGAAGTAAAGGAAATCAGCGGAATTGATATGAACCTGAAGACTGGAGGAATCTTAAAGCTAGCTTACTCCAAGGAAGATATAGAAAGTGGAAATCAAATGAATAGACTCGATTCTGTCGTTTGGAAAAGCAAGGAAGAGGCACTTGCCATGGAGCCTTCTATCAGCGAAAGTATTCTCGGTGCGAGCTTTATCGAAGATGATATTCAAGTAGAGCCAACGAAAGTTTGCAAGGCTTTCGCAAAATCAGCAAGGCTTCTTGGGGCAGATATTTATGAATATACGCCAATTACCGCGATTGATACGGATTCTGCAGCTATTACAATAAAATCGCAAAATGAAACATTTTCAGCGGATCAATTGATCGTTGCCTCCGGAGTTTGGAGCGGGCATTTCTTTCAGCAGCTCGGACTTGAGAAAAAGCTGTATCCTGTCAAAGGAGAATGCCTTTCAGTTTGGAATGAGGATATTGCGCTTGAAAGAACGCTCTATCATGAACATTGCTACATCGTACCGCGAAAAAACGGGCGGCTTGTTATCGGAGCGACGATGAAGCCTGGCGATTGGGATGAAGAGCCAACCTTAGGAGGAATTGGAGCCGTCATGAAAAAAGCTGCCTCCATGCTTCCAGCTGTCACACGGATGAAAATAGACACCTTTTGGGCAGGACTGAGACCCGAGACAGAGGACAGTACACCATATATCGGAAAGCATCCGAATGACAATCGAATCCTATTTGCAGCAGGGCATTACAGAAACGGAATTTTGCTTGCACCGGCAACGGGGAGCATGATTTCTGACCTCGTTCTCGGCAAGAAGGTGAATCAAGAGTGGGAAGATGCCTTTGCGATTAAGGACAAGGAGAGACAGGTCATATGA
- the thiS gene encoding sulfur carrier protein ThiS, whose product MMIQLNGRKITVDNGITTVQKLLEAYQLDNRIVIVEKNKEIIDKSNYTDEQLQENDVVELVHFVGGG is encoded by the coding sequence ATGATGATTCAATTAAACGGACGAAAAATAACAGTTGACAATGGCATTACAACGGTTCAGAAGCTTTTAGAAGCCTATCAATTAGATAACCGAATCGTCATCGTTGAAAAAAACAAAGAAATCATTGACAAATCAAACTATACAGATGAACAGCTTCAGGAAAATGACGTTGTCGAGCTCGTTCATTTTGTAGGTGGAGGGTAA
- the tenA gene encoding thiaminase II, which yields MKFSEHCRKNAAEWWEGSFIHPFVTGIGEGTLPLDKFKYYVLQDSYYLTHFAKVQSLAAAYADSLYVTSRMADHAKGTYEAELALHRKFTELLKISDEELDAFQPSPTAYSYTSHMYRSSMGGNFGEILAALLPCYWLYYDVGEHLKECTPDNPIYQEWIATYGGDWFKSLVEEQIERFDEWAEKSTEEVRQRMKQNFVTSCYYEYKFWDMANKKENWSVTESKEVEQGADSLNYR from the coding sequence ATGAAATTTTCGGAACATTGCAGAAAGAACGCCGCAGAGTGGTGGGAGGGCAGCTTCATCCACCCATTTGTAACAGGGATTGGTGAAGGGACGCTGCCTCTAGATAAGTTTAAATATTACGTTCTCCAAGATTCCTACTATTTAACTCATTTTGCCAAGGTCCAATCATTGGCGGCGGCCTATGCTGACAGCCTGTATGTCACGAGCCGGATGGCTGACCATGCAAAAGGAACCTACGAAGCTGAACTTGCCCTTCATCGGAAATTTACTGAGCTATTAAAGATCAGCGATGAAGAATTGGACGCTTTTCAGCCGTCACCAACGGCTTACTCCTATACCTCTCACATGTACCGTTCTTCAATGGGAGGGAATTTCGGCGAGATTTTAGCAGCCCTGCTGCCTTGTTACTGGCTCTATTATGATGTCGGTGAGCATCTGAAGGAATGTACGCCTGATAATCCAATCTATCAAGAATGGATTGCAACCTATGGCGGAGATTGGTTCAAATCACTTGTTGAAGAACAAATTGAGCGCTTTGACGAGTGGGCCGAGAAAAGCACAGAAGAAGTGAGACAGCGAATGAAGCAAAACTTTGTAACGTCATGCTACTATGAATACAAATTTTGGGATATGGCGAATAAAAAAGAAAATTGGTCCGTTACTGAGTCTAAAGAGGTGGAACAGGGTGCAGATTCACTTAATTACCGATGA
- a CDS encoding thiazole synthase produces the protein MLKIADKVFQSRLFLGTGKYPDFETQREAVEVSEAEILTFAVRRMNIFEESQPNFLEALDLSKYTLLPNTAGAKTAEEAVRIAKLSKASGLCDMIKVEVIGCDRTLLPDPVETLKASEMLLEEGFIVLPYTSDDVVLAKRLEDLGVHAIMPGASPIGSGKGIVNPMNLSFIIEQSNVPVIVDAGIGSPKDAAYAMELGADGILLNTAVSNANDPVKMSLAMKLAVEAGRMGFEAGRIPEKNYGIASSPLEGMVGS, from the coding sequence ATGTTAAAAATCGCTGATAAAGTATTTCAATCCAGATTATTTCTCGGTACCGGAAAATACCCTGATTTCGAGACCCAAAGAGAAGCAGTCGAAGTCTCTGAGGCTGAAATTTTAACCTTTGCCGTGCGGCGAATGAATATCTTTGAAGAATCGCAGCCGAATTTTTTAGAAGCGCTAGATTTATCAAAGTATACGTTATTGCCTAATACAGCTGGGGCGAAAACAGCAGAAGAAGCCGTAAGAATCGCGAAGCTATCAAAGGCTTCGGGATTGTGTGACATGATTAAAGTTGAGGTAATTGGTTGTGACAGAACTTTGCTGCCGGATCCGGTAGAAACCTTAAAAGCGTCAGAAATGCTGCTGGAGGAAGGATTTATTGTACTGCCATACACGTCTGACGATGTGGTTCTTGCCAAGCGACTCGAGGATTTGGGAGTTCATGCAATCATGCCGGGTGCTTCTCCGATTGGATCAGGAAAAGGCATTGTCAATCCAATGAATCTCTCATTTATTATTGAACAATCGAATGTACCGGTTATCGTTGATGCTGGTATTGGCTCTCCAAAGGATGCTGCCTATGCAATGGAGCTAGGCGCAGATGGTATTCTCCTAAATACAGCGGTGTCAAATGCAAACGATCCAGTCAAAATGTCGCTTGCGATGAAATTGGCTGTTGAAGCCGGACGTATGGGCTTTGAAGCTGGAAGAATTCCAGAAAAAAATTACGGAATTGCCAGCAGTCCGCTTGAAGGAATGGTAGGATCTTGA